The Deltaproteobacteria bacterium HGW-Deltaproteobacteria-4 DNA window GCCGCGGTCAGTTTTTCCGCTTCCTCGCGGCGAAAAATGAAGTGCATGGCCAGACCGATGAGCACGGCAAAGACAACAGCCCCCACTCCACGGGCGATGCCCATCTCCGGGCCGAGGACGACGCCGGTCAAGACGATGGCGAGGATGTTGATGGCCGGACCCGAGTAAAGGAAGGCACTGGCCGGTCCGAGGCCTGCGCCCATGCGGTAGATGCCGGCGAAGAGCGGCAGGATGGTGCAGGAGCAGACGGCCAGGATCGTCCCTGACACCGAGGCGACGCCATAAGCCATTGTCTTGTTGGCCTTGGGGCCAAGATACTTCATCACCGCTGCCTGGCTGACGAAGACTCCGACGGCGCCGGCAATGAAGAAGGCCGGAACCAGACAGAGCAACACATGTTCCTGCGCATACCAGCGGGCAAGATACAGGGCCTCCCATAGACTTTGCGGCAAGCGCATCTGTAACTGCAGCCATTCCAGCGGCAGGTAATAGATGGCGATGAAAGCGGTAACCATCACCGCCAGCGGTTTCCATTCTTCCTTCCAGTTCATTGCGTCGTCCGAAGTTAATGGTTATTTGGCTTAATTGCCAAGTTTTTTGATATTAAAACTAGTGCCCGACGGCCTCCAGGGAGGCGGCATGCTCCTTTGCCCGGTTCTGCAATACTGATTCAACGCAGCCGAAGAAGTTCAGGATGCAGGGGACCCGCAACCGATAGAAGACCTGATTGCCGCGCTTATCATCGCGGACAATACCTGCCTGTTTTAGTACGGAGAGGTGTTTGGACACGGTAGAGATATCGGCGCCGATCATCGCGGTCAGGTCGCAGACGCAACGTTCTTCTTTTTCCAATTCTTCGATGATAAAGAGTCGGGTCGCATGGGCCATGGCTTTGAGCACCCGTGCGCGGGCTTCGAGATAGGCTTTGCGTTGTTCGAGCATGGATAAGTCTCCTTGGTAGATATTTGGCATTTTAGCCAAATAGCCAAGCAATGCAAGAAAAAATATCAACCTTGAGTAGTCGGCAAAGTTTTTTCGCGCCGATGGCCCTAAAAGTTGGCTACCAGGGCAACACTGACAATACTGTCGGTCTTGGTCAGCCCCGCGACCGGCTGGTTGTCATATTTCACCAGATAAGCGGTCTTCATGGAGAAATTGCTGTTCAAGGCCGATATTAGGGCCGTTTCACTATTAAACAGCCAGTTTTTGGAATCGTCAAAGTCCGGTAAATACTCGATGCTCTGGGTGAATTTGTTGGCGTCAT harbors:
- a CDS encoding transcriptional regulator — protein: MLEQRKAYLEARARVLKAMAHATRLFIIEELEKEERCVCDLTAMIGADISTVSKHLSVLKQAGIVRDDKRGNQVFYRLRVPCILNFFGCVESVLQNRAKEHAASLEAVGH